One stretch of Pararhizobium qamdonense DNA includes these proteins:
- a CDS encoding LysM peptidoglycan-binding domain-containing protein: MMKNKAGWVALIVLAIASLLMIFFVMPNINGGKDKVTAQAPANDAAGVAANEPGAKPASPADAATADAKGARPTAGGETANAPATGAAPAGTNGTDPAAALTVPGFDVLRVEPDGSTVIAGRAEPNSKVEIVNGETVVGTADAGVTGDFAAIFDKPLPAGDYQLTLRSTGENGVTKSSEEVATVSIPKDKAGELLAMVAKPGEASRIITKPEADGTTAAAKPAGTETTSGDVAKAEPAPATAATGIAKPAQLAAPTQTPLTGDAAAVTATGETPAVAVSAVEIEGKKIFVAGNAKAGALVRIYADDKLVGETKTDEQGRFVVDGTLDLPVGNHTIRADMMNADGSKVELRAAVPFDRPEGDQVAAVAQGNAQGSVVPFDGGSFDGLRLEATKALSLLKGLFANGKVPTAEELAAARSSTEIALKSLADFKVADNLDANVKEMAAKTAKSATDALTMLKALPKDAASVSAALGKIEAAVGSALMPRTDGTGNDAVASQAVTPAPAKDAVAETAPAAGGDVAKPADVAKPAGDATQPAPVETAQQLAAQTTAPSTDAGAAATAPATDNAAPAAGAGTAGQTAAEPETVQQAPLQQSKTSVIIRRGDTLWQISRRLYGAGVRYTTIYLANEDQITDPDRILPGQVFGVPDKAMSEAESEEMHRKHVKHLP, encoded by the coding sequence ATGATGAAGAACAAGGCCGGCTGGGTGGCCCTTATCGTCCTGGCAATTGCGTCGCTGCTGATGATTTTCTTTGTCATGCCCAATATCAACGGCGGCAAGGACAAGGTCACGGCGCAAGCGCCTGCCAATGATGCGGCCGGAGTAGCGGCGAACGAGCCGGGTGCAAAGCCAGCCTCGCCTGCGGATGCCGCAACGGCAGACGCCAAGGGCGCGCGCCCGACGGCTGGCGGCGAAACGGCGAATGCTCCGGCAACCGGAGCGGCACCTGCCGGGACCAACGGGACCGATCCGGCTGCCGCACTGACGGTACCGGGCTTCGACGTCCTGCGCGTCGAGCCGGATGGCTCCACCGTGATTGCCGGGCGGGCAGAGCCCAATAGCAAGGTTGAGATCGTCAATGGCGAGACGGTGGTCGGAACGGCAGATGCCGGTGTCACCGGTGATTTTGCCGCGATCTTCGACAAGCCGCTGCCGGCCGGTGACTATCAGCTGACGCTGCGCAGCACCGGCGAAAATGGCGTGACAAAATCCTCCGAAGAGGTCGCGACTGTCTCGATCCCGAAGGACAAGGCCGGCGAATTGCTGGCCATGGTGGCCAAGCCCGGCGAGGCAAGCCGCATCATCACCAAGCCCGAGGCTGACGGCACCACGGCGGCCGCAAAGCCCGCCGGGACGGAAACAACCTCCGGCGACGTAGCCAAGGCCGAGCCGGCACCGGCAACGGCCGCAACCGGTATTGCCAAGCCTGCACAGCTCGCCGCGCCCACGCAGACCCCATTGACTGGCGATGCGGCTGCCGTCACGGCAACCGGCGAGACACCGGCCGTCGCGGTTTCCGCCGTCGAGATCGAAGGCAAGAAGATTTTCGTGGCCGGCAATGCCAAGGCCGGTGCGCTGGTGCGCATCTATGCCGATGACAAGCTGGTGGGGGAAACCAAGACCGACGAGCAGGGCCGTTTCGTGGTCGATGGCACGCTCGATCTGCCGGTTGGCAATCACACGATCCGCGCCGACATGATGAACGCTGATGGCAGCAAGGTCGAGCTGCGCGCCGCCGTGCCGTTCGATCGTCCGGAAGGCGATCAGGTGGCAGCCGTGGCGCAGGGCAATGCGCAAGGCTCCGTCGTGCCGTTCGATGGCGGCAGTTTCGATGGCCTGCGGCTGGAGGCGACCAAGGCGCTGAGCCTGCTCAAGGGCCTGTTTGCCAATGGCAAGGTGCCGACGGCCGAAGAGCTGGCGGCGGCACGTTCCTCCACCGAAATCGCCCTGAAGTCGCTCGCCGATTTCAAGGTTGCCGACAATCTGGATGCCAATGTCAAGGAAATGGCAGCCAAGACAGCCAAGTCTGCGACCGATGCACTGACCATGCTGAAGGCCCTTCCGAAGGATGCGGCCAGCGTGTCGGCAGCGCTTGGCAAGATCGAGGCTGCGGTCGGCTCGGCGCTGATGCCGCGCACGGATGGCACCGGCAACGACGCGGTTGCAAGCCAGGCCGTAACGCCGGCACCGGCAAAGGATGCTGTTGCGGAGACGGCACCGGCAGCGGGCGGCGATGTTGCCAAGCCTGCAGATGTTGCAAAGCCTGCAGGTGACGCGACCCAGCCAGCACCGGTCGAAACCGCCCAGCAGCTTGCCGCACAGACAACCGCGCCGTCCACGGATGCAGGCGCTGCTGCGACGGCACCCGCAACGGACAACGCGGCTCCAGCGGCGGGCGCTGGGACCGCCGGGCAGACGGCAGCCGAGCCTGAAACCGTGCAGCAGGCGCCGTTGCAGCAGAGCAAGACCTCGGTCATCATCCGCCGTGGCGATACGCTCTGGCAGATCTCGCGCCGCCTGTATGGCGCTGGCGTGCGCTATACGACGATCTACCTGGCCAATGAGGACCAGATCACCGATCCCGACCGGATTCTGCCCGGCCAGGTCTTCGGCGTGCCGGACAAGGCGATGTCGGAAGCGGAATCGGAAGAGATGCACCGCAAGCATGTGAAGCATCTGCCCTGA